ATGGGGCGGACCGCTCGACACCGACAACGCGTCCATCGGCGAAGGGATCGGTACGCGCAACTTCATCACGATCGGCGGGACGCGCTTTGCGCGAGGCGTCGGAACGCACTCTGTCGGCACGCTCATCTATGACCTGACGACGGACACCTACAAGAAATTCCAGGCAGTCGTCGGATTGGACGATGAGAAGGATGGCGGACTCGCTGCGCCGGAGTGCGGCCATGGAGGCTCGTCGCAGTTCACATTCACCATCGATGGCAAGGAGATGTACAAATCGCCCGTGCTGAAGGGCGTCGATGCCAACAAGCAGGTGGCTGGCCACGGCGTCGAATTCGACATCCCTGCCGGGGCGCGGGAACTGACGATTGTCATCGGCGACGGCGGTGACGGCGCTAGCTGCGACCACGGCGACCTCGGCGATGCGAAGCTGCTCACGGGCGCAGCTCTCGCCGTCGAGCCCGCTGGCAAGGCGGCGACGACCTGGGGAACGCTGCGGCGCATGTAGTCCGATCGGGCGGGACCGGCGGCGCCAGGTTCCGGCGTGGTCGGCAGAGACCTACCGAGGAAGGGGTATTCCATGGCATCTCGTTGGAGCGTCATCGCTGTCTTGGCAGTTGGATTCGCGGTGGTCGGCGCGCAGTCCGCGTACGCGCAGTGCAAGGACATCGCGAAGGCGGCCAAGGACGTCAAGTTCGACAAGGAAGTCAAGGCGAGCAAGGGCGTCGTTTACCTGGCGCTAGCGGGCGGCAACTCCTCGAAGCCCAACGACTGCGGACTCAATCCGACAAACCCTGGTGCCGAGTGGGCTGGCTGGGGCGGACCCCTGGTGGAGGACAATGCGTCCATCGGCGAAGGTCCTGGCACGCGCAACTTCATCACCATCGGCGGCGTCCGATACCAGCGCGGCATCGGCACGCATTCGGCGGCGAAGTTCGTCTACAGCATGGCGTCCGGTTCCTACACGAAGCTGTCCGCTGTCGTCGGTATGGATGACGAGAAGGACGGTGGGCTCGCCGCGCCGGAGTGCGGGCACGGCGGTTCGTCCGACTTCATCTTCAGCGTCGATGGCAAGGAGATGGCGAAGTCGGGCGTCCAGAAAGGCGTCGACGCCAACAAGCAGGTTCCCGGCAAGCTGATCGAGTTCGCGATCCCTGCCGGAGCCAAAGAGCTGACGATCACCATTACCGACGGGGGTGACGGCGCTAGCTGCGACCACGCCGACATCGGCGATCCGATGCTGGTTCTCTCCAGCGCGACGGCTGTGGAACCCGTCGGCAAGGCTGCGATCACCTGGGGAACGCTGAAGGCGAACTGACGACATCACCGAAGCTACGATCCTAGCCGAGACGCCCTGTGGTTCACCCTCGATGGGAACCGCAGGGCGTCTTCGTGTCGCCTGCGCCGGTGACTATCTCGACTGTACACAGAAGTAGACAGCCGGAACATCCATGATCGAATCGTCGGGTCGGCAACGCGGCGCGACCCATGCTGACCAAGCCAAGCGGGAAAGGCGAGCAAACTCAACGAGGGCGCGGTTCCGCAGCAAATCGGGATGGAACGCACAGCGTCCGCGACGGGTTCAGACGCGCGTCCGCAGAGCGCCATGTAACATTGGCACAACAGTTGCTACGCCAAGATCGGTGTGCGTATCGGACCTCGGTGGCTCTGACCAACTGGAACGAGCGAACATGGATTGCTTGAGCGATGTCAGCGACGAAGAGCTGATGATGCGGACCCGCAGCGGCGATGTCGTTGCGTTCGAGGAGCTCGTCAACCGGCATCGAGTACGACTCGCCCTCTACATCGCCAACGTTCTCGGAAACAAGGAAACGGCAGAGGACCTGGCGCAGGAGACCTTCATCCGAGCCTATCGAGCGCGGAAGCGCTACGTCCCGCGCGCTCGCTGGACCACCTGGGTGCGCAAGATCGCCCAGAACCTGTCCCGCGACGAGCGACGCCGTCGCGCGCACGATGCGTTCACGTCCCTGGACGAGCCGAGATCGTCGGCGTACGATGCCTCGCCGCTACGCGACACCATCGCCGACAGCCGCGTCAGCCCAGCGGACGATCTGCTCTGCCGCAACGAGACCCTCGAAGCCGTTCGGCGGAGTCTCACGCATCTATCGCCCAAGCACGCCGAGGTGTTGCGCCTTCGCGTCTACCACGACATGAACTACCAAGAGATCGCCACCCACCTGGGCGTGTCGCTGGGAACCGTGAAGTCGCGGATCCACTACGCCGTCGAACAACTGCGCGACATCCTGGACGGAACCGTCGGCGCCGCCGATGCCGACGCCGTGATCTTCGCCGCATCGAACCGTCACAGCGACGGTCCTATCCAACGCCTCCAACCCGACTCCACTTTCGACCGTATGCTCTAGTAGACGTGCATTGTCCCATCGGCTCGCCGGACGATTGGCATGAACGCCCTCCGATACGGGTATTTCGCGGCGGCGGCTTCGTTCACATCCATGCCCAGTCCCGGCTTTTCGTGCGGATGGGCGTAGCCGTCTTCCCAGCGGCATGGCTCGCTGGTGACCTCATGCAGCCGTTCGTTGCCCTTTGCACCGAAGTCGGACCACTCCTGCACGCCAGAGTTGGGGATCGCCATCTGGACGTGCAGCGACGCCGCCTGCCCAATGGGTCCGATGTCGGCTGCGCCATGGAACGCTGAGCGGATCTGGTACGGTTCCGCCAGAACCATGATCTTCTTCGCCTCTGTGATGCCCCCGACGTGGATCGGCTTGATGCGGATGTAGTCAATGAGCTGCTCCTGGAACAACGGCAGACAGTCCCATCGTGACGTGAAGATCTCGCCGATGGCGAGGGGCGTTGTGCTCGCCTGTCGAATGAGGCGGAAACTCTCCTTGTGCTCGGGTCGTAGCGCGTCTTCGAGGTAGAACAGCCGGTAGGGTTCCAAGTGTTTAGCGAGCCACGCGGCTTCGACCGGCGTCAACTGCTCGTGGACGTCGTGGAGGAGCTCGACCTCGGGTCCCAGCTCGGTGCGCAAGTGCTCGAACAGCCGGGGGGTCTCCGCGAGATAGGCGGAGGCATTGAAATAGGATGTTCCCGGAACTCCCGAGCGGTGGGGTGGATCTTGCCGCGACATGCCGCCGCCGCCATAGCCTCCCATCTGGGCGCGGATCACCTTGAACCCGCGTTCCTGGAATCCTCGGACGCTCTCGGCGACCGCTTCCGGCGACGAACCGCCTGCATGTCCGTACGTCAAG
This DNA window, taken from Candidatus Poribacteria bacterium, encodes the following:
- a CDS encoding RNA polymerase sigma factor encodes the protein MIESSGRQRGATHADQAKRERRANSTRARFRSKSGWNAQRPRRVQTRVRRAPCNIGTTVATPRSVCVSDLGGSDQLERANMDCLSDVSDEELMMRTRSGDVVAFEELVNRHRVRLALYIANVLGNKETAEDLAQETFIRAYRARKRYVPRARWTTWVRKIAQNLSRDERRRRAHDAFTSLDEPRSSAYDASPLRDTIADSRVSPADDLLCRNETLEAVRRSLTHLSPKHAEVLRLRVYHDMNYQEIATHLGVSLGTVKSRIHYAVEQLRDILDGTVGAADADAVIFAASNRHSDGPIQRLQPDSTFDRML
- a CDS encoding D-galactonate dehydratase family protein yields the protein MRITDVRVIVTCPTRNYVFVKIATDEGITGVGEGTLNGSELAVATAIEHVSELLIGLDPMRTEDLWSLVYHWTYWRGGPIYMAALAAIDIALWDIKGKVANLPIYQLLGGKARDGVLTYGHAGGSSPEAVAESVRGFQERGFKVIRAQMGGYGGGGMSRQDPPHRSGVPGTSYFNASAYLAETPRLFEHLRTELGPEVELLHDVHEQLTPVEAAWLAKHLEPYRLFYLEDALRPEHKESFRLIRQASTTPLAIGEIFTSRWDCLPLFQEQLIDYIRIKPIHVGGITEAKKIMVLAEPYQIRSAFHGAADIGPIGQAASLHVQMAIPNSGVQEWSDFGAKGNERLHEVTSEPCRWEDGYAHPHEKPGLGMDVNEAAAAKYPYRRAFMPIVRRADGTMHVY